A single region of the Diadema setosum chromosome 14, eeDiaSeto1, whole genome shotgun sequence genome encodes:
- the LOC140238318 gene encoding transmembrane protein 169-like: protein MEMRKGHDVAEMASRQGKCSISIGPREGPHIVLLSLLSFPVVFLCAIFVTGYIGILTWYNIFLHFFDERTLCHRLTICPLLILTLPLILIVLMLGLSLYAAWEQVSWRLESWMRAARDPEKGFYARLCARLGLPECCPYEVIILREEGDSLELATEDVSLKGVPGVVTTTSESQGIDT, encoded by the coding sequence ATGGAGATGAGAAAGGGTCATGACGTGGCTGAGATGGCATCCCGACAAGGAAAGTGTTCCATCAGCATTGGTCCCAGGGAAGGACCACATATTGTTCTGCTTTCTCTGCTCTCCTTCCCCGTCGTCTTCCTCTGTGCAATTTTTGTCACTGGCTACATCGGCATATTAACCTGGTACAATATCTTTTTGCATTTCTTTGATGAGCGGACACTCTGCCACAGACTGACCATTTGCCCCTTACTCATCTTGACCTTACCACTCATCCTGATAGTCCTGATGCTGGGCCTGTCGCTGTATGCTGCCTGGGAGCAAGTGTCATGGCGACTTGAAAGCTGGATGCGTGCTGCGCGGGATCCCGAGAAAGGATTCTATGCAAGGTTGTGTGCGAGGCTCGGGCTTCCGGAATGCTGCCCCTATGAAGTTATCATTCTTCGTGAGGAAGGGGACAGCCTTGAGTTGGCTACCGAAGACGTGAGTCTAAAGGGAGTGCCTGGGGTAGTCACTACTACCAGTGAAAGCCAAGGAATTGacacataa